From Leishmania infantum JPCM5 genome chromosome 15, a single genomic window includes:
- a CDS encoding histone H4, translating into MAKGKRSADAKGSQRRQKKVLRDNIRGITRGCVRRMARRGGVKRISSEVYEEVRRVLKAYVEDIVRCSTAYTEYARKKTVTACDVVNALRKQGHILYGYA; encoded by the coding sequence ATGGCCAAGGGCAAGCGCTCCGCTGATGCCAAGGGCAGCCAGAGGCGCCagaagaaggtgctgcgcgacaacATCCGCGGCATCACTCGCGGCTGCGTCCGCCGCAtggcgcgccgcggtggcgtgaAGCGCATCTCGAGCGAGGTCTACGAagaggtgcgccgcgtgctgaaGGCTTACGTGGAGGACAttgtgcgctgcagcacggcctaCACCGAGTACGCGCGCAAGAAGACCGTGACGGCGTGCGATGTTGTgaacgcgctgcgcaagcaaGGCCACATCCTCTACGGCTATGCGTAA